Part of the Solwaraspora sp. WMMA2065 genome is shown below.
CACCGTTGGTCGCCCCCATCAGTGCCGTTGTCACCGGATCCGCTGTTGTCGCCGCTGCCCGGCCCGAGCAAGGTGCAGGACGCCAGCCGGGTCAGCCCGGTCGGCCGCGCCGCGTGCCGGCCAATCGCGATCTCGATCCGTTCGAGGGCGGCCCGCCGCTTGTCCCGCAGCGGCCCCACGATCGCGTTCTGGGCGAAGTTCGGGCCGCCCTCGCCGGCTGTGGTCAACAACCGTTCGTTGGCCTCGGCGATCTGCCGGTCGAGCAGGCTCAGATTCTGGTCGACCTCGGCCGCTGCCTGCGCCGGTACGGCCGGCAGCCGGTCCCGTACGGTCGGGCACTCGACCATCGGGTTGGCCTGCGTCCGACCGTCCGTGCTGTGCCCGGCATGGAGGGCGTCGTAGCTGACCGCACAGTCGACCAGCGACATCAGACCGGTCGGTCGGGTCGCCCGGTCACAGGCCCGCGATGTTCAGGGTGACCTTCGACATCGGCCGGTCCACGCAGGTGAGCAGGTAGCCGTCGGCCCGCTGCCGTGGGGTGAGGCAGTTCGGTTCGTGCTGCTTGACCTGGTGCCGCAGGTGTCTCGGTAGCCGAAGGCCGCGATCGGGCAGCGCCAGGATGCTCCGGCAGCCCTCGTCAAGGGCTGGTCACCTGGTTCACCTCCACCACCGGGCCGGCGAGCGCGTCCCGCGCTGCAGCATCCGGCGCGGCAACCACGAGCCCGCTGTGTGCGTCGTGGTCCGATCCGGGTCTGCGATGATGGCGGGATGTCCCCCGGTACCTCACCGGCCGTCCAGCCGTTCGCGCACCTGCAGGCGCAGAACGTCACCCTGTACCGGGACGTGCTGGACGCCTTCATCCGCGCGAAACGTCGGTTCACCGTGCATCTGCGGCCGGAGGACGTCCTGGCCGAGATCGGCCCCGGGGTGTCGCTGGAGGCCGTCGCGGCGGCGCTGGCCCAGCTCGCCGAGTGGGGCAACCTGCGGGCCGACCCGGACACCGGACGGGTCACCACCGTGGAAGACTTCCACCGCGCCCGCTACCTCTACCAGTTGAGCGCGCACGGCCACGCCGCCGAGCAGGCCATCGCCACGTACGAGGAGGCGATCGGCCGACGCGGCGCCCTGCAGTCGGTGGCGCTGTCCGACATCGCCGACCAGCTGCGCGCCCTGCTGGGCATCGCCACCGAGGCCGCCGCCGGGTCCGCGCCCGACCCGGCGAAGACCCACCTGCTGATGCTGAGCCTGGTCGACCGGTTCACCGGGCTGGCCGACAACGCGCAGGCGTTCATGGCGTCGCTGCGGCGGGCCGTCGACTTCGCCGACGCCGACGTGGCGGCCTTCCTCGCGTACAAGGAACAGCTGATCGCGTACCTCGAACGGTTCATCGCCGATCTCGCCAACCGGGGCGCGGAGATCGCCAACCTGGCCCACCGGATCGAGGCGACCGGGGTACGCCCGCTGCTGGAGATAGTGGCCCGCCGGGAGGCCGTCGACGCCGCACCCGGCGAGGACGCCGACGACCGGGCACTGCACCAGGCGCGGGTGGTCTGGCAGCAACGCTGGGACGGGCTGCGGGACTGGTTCGTCAGCGGCGACGCCAGCCGGCAGTCCCAGGCACGGCTGCTGCGTACCGCCGCCATCGGCGCGATCCGGCAGCTGCTCGGCGCGGTGGCGTCGATCAACGAACGTCGGGCCGGCCGGTCGGACCGGTCGGCCGACTTCCGGTCGCTCGCATTGTGGTTCGCGCAGGCCTCCGACGACGAGGCCGCGCACCGGCTGTGGCACACCGCGTTCGGCCTGTCGCCGGTGCGGCACCTGACCGTGACGACCGAGACCCTGGCCGCGGTCGAGCAGCGACCGGTGCCGGCATCGACGTCGTGGGCCCAGGCACCCCGGCTGGAGATCAGCCCTCGACTGCGCAAAACCGGATCGTACGAGCGGCGTGGCTCGCCGAGCCGGGTGCTGGACCGATCCGCGCAGCGGCGGCAGTTGGCCGAACGTGCCGAGCGGGAGACGACCCAGACGGCCCGCGCCCGAGCGGCGTTGGCCACTGACGGGCCCGTCCCACTGTCGCGCCTCGGTGAACTGGACACCGCCGAGTTCCGGCTCTTTCTCCATCTGCTGGGCGACGCGCTGGCGGCCCGGCGGCCGGACGCCACGGAGGTGACCACCACCACCTCCGACGGCACGCTACGGGTACGTCTGGTCCGCGTCGACGGGGCGCC
Proteins encoded:
- a CDS encoding TIGR02677 family protein produces the protein MSPGTSPAVQPFAHLQAQNVTLYRDVLDAFIRAKRRFTVHLRPEDVLAEIGPGVSLEAVAAALAQLAEWGNLRADPDTGRVTTVEDFHRARYLYQLSAHGHAAEQAIATYEEAIGRRGALQSVALSDIADQLRALLGIATEAAAGSAPDPAKTHLLMLSLVDRFTGLADNAQAFMASLRRAVDFADADVAAFLAYKEQLIAYLERFIADLANRGAEIANLAHRIEATGVRPLLEIVARREAVDAAPGEDADDRALHQARVVWQQRWDGLRDWFVSGDASRQSQARLLRTAAIGAIRQLLGAVASINERRAGRSDRSADFRSLALWFAQASDDEAAHRLWHTAFGLSPVRHLTVTTETLAAVEQRPVPASTSWAQAPRLEISPRLRKTGSYERRGSPSRVLDRSAQRRQLAERAERETTQTARARAALATDGPVPLSRLGELDTAEFRLFLHLLGDALAARRPDATEVTTTTSDGTLRVRLVRVDGAPPVRIVTADGVLTGPEHLVDITDLAPTGADLVSAGPLSAGADLAAVGAAG